Genomic window (Rhodohalobacter sp. SW132):
CACAAGTTTCAAGTTCAACAATGAAATGTCAGCACCAAAGCATAACCGATTTATTCATTTTCCAACATTCTCAAACTTTTCTGAACTTTTTTTGCAGTCAATTCTTAATCACCCGCCACGTAAGTCACTGTTTTTATTAAGCACCTGACATTGTCCAAGCCCTGTTCTGACAATGTCCTCTGGAATCCCAGGGCACGTAGCGAGACCTTAGGTACGTCAACTACAACGAAAACCAAGGTGAAACAATGGACGTACTTACACAGCTCCGCTCGGAATTAGAAGAGCTATATGACTTCGCAAAAGAGATCAACCAAACGCTGGACCGATCTAACAACAAGCTTTCGAATAAAGAATCCTACGATAAGCGGTGGCTCACAAATATTGAGGCGATGACATATTTGGGGGTTTCCAAATCAACGCTTCAACGCTACCGCAGTGACGGACTGCTACCCTATAGCAAAATTGGCCTGAAACTCTACTACAAGGTGTCCGATATCGAAACCCTGCTCAAACAAAACCAGACGTAATAGCCATGATTGATCACCAACGTGATGCTACAAAATCTGACTACTTATGGGTGCCGGTTGAATTGTGTGAATTCACGTTGAAGAATAATTTTACCCGGCAGTTGAGGCTGTACCTCTACCTGAACTGGGTTTCAAGCGGATTGCTCAGAATGGACACCGAGTTAAGAACGAGCAGTTCTAGCGCTCTTGACATATCCGTCAGGACGATGTACAGGAATTTGAAAGGTCTTATGAA
Coding sequences:
- a CDS encoding helix-turn-helix domain-containing protein: MDVLTQLRSELEELYDFAKEINQTLDRSNNKLSNKESYDKRWLTNIEAMTYLGVSKSTLQRYRSDGLLPYSKIGLKLYYKVSDIETLLKQNQT